Proteins found in one Neurospora crassa OR74A linkage group II, whole genome shotgun sequence genomic segment:
- a CDS encoding ubiquitin fusion degradation protein, with amino-acid sequence MYGDIYSRATGRSRGAQRFDEYYRCYPLVMAPGAERPELNYGSKILLPPSALDKVSRLHVQWPIMLELINGSQGTHTHAGVLEFVAEEGRAYIPQWMMQTLKLDVGDMIQIKTTSLELARLVKLQPQSVNFLDISDPRAVLEKAFRNFAALTKGDVFNFEYNDEIYEMAVLDVKPETAKMGVCMIETDVSVDFAPPVGYVEPSRQTQGSGTSTPRNGRAVGGGLPAGGLLHNQGTMAQAINYDAIAPGATTTSVGNFQGEGLRLAAKKGSKTGTPKPATPVAGTSTNVKDVVLPRRKNNNGPLPLRLPPNKLFLGYEIKPVKTAADKEREAAAAKQPHFAGQGQTLRGGVPKKKSSDGDDKAAQGEKKPTESKGRRLDGRNV; translated from the exons ATG TATGGAGACATCTACAGTCGCGCCACTGGTCGCTCTCGGGGCGCGCAACGCTTCGATGAGTACTACCGCTGCTACCCCCTTGTCATGGCGCCCGGTGCCGAACGACCTGAACTCAACTACGGCTCCAAGATTCTGCTCCCGCCCTCCGCTCTCGACAAGGTTTCGCGACTACACGTCCAATGGCCCATCATGCTAGAGCTTATCAACGGCTCGCAGGGCACCCACACACACGCCGGTGTTCTGGAGTTCGTGGCTGAGGAGGGCAGGGCCTACATCCCGCAGTGGATGATGCAGACCCTCAAGCTCGACGTGGGCGACATGATTCAGATCAAGACGACATCTCTCGAGCTTGCCAGGCTTGTCAAGCTCCAACCGCAATCGGTCAACTTCCTCGACATCAGCGACCCTCGTGCCGTCCTCGAAAAGGCCTTCCGGAACTTTGCGGCGCTGACCAAGGGCGACGTTTTCAACTTTGAGTACAACGATGAGATCTACGAAATGGCGGTACTGGACGTCAAGCCGGAGACGGCCAAGATGGGTGTCTGCATGATCGAGACAGACGTCAGCGTCGATTTTGCGCCGCCAGTTGGCTACGTCGAGCCTTCGCGACAGACACAAGGCAGTGGTACCAGCACACCACGCAACGGAAGGGCTGTTGGCGGAGGACTTCCGGCGGGTGGTCTTTTGCACAACCAGGGAACCATGGCGCAGGCTATCAACTACGATGCCATCGCACCAGGAGCCACCACCACGTCGGTGGGCAACTTTCAAGGTGAGGGTCTGCGGTTGGCGGCGAAGAAGGGTAGCAAGACGGGAACACCGAAGCCGGCGACGCCGGTGGCGGGTACGTCGACCAACGTTAAGGACGTGGTGCTGCCCAGGAGGAAAAACAACAACGGCCCGTTGCCGTTGCGTCTGCCGCCCAACAAGCTCTTCTTGGGCTACGAGATCAAGCCTGTCAAAACTGCCGCAGataaggagagggaggcggcggcggcgaagcAGCCGCACTTTGCGGGCCAGGGACAGACGCTCCGGGGAGGAGtcccgaagaagaagagcagcgATGGTGACGACAAGGCGGCGCAAGGCGAGAAGAAGCCGACAGAGAGCAAGGGAAGGCGACTTGACGGCAGGAATGTCTAG